The sequence TTTTGACAAAGACTAttgatgaaaaaaattaaaacttacgtgactgattgatgaAATATACTCATCCACCGAGCATCCTACATATACTGCTGCAACCTCATCGAACATTGTAATATTTGCATCATAATCTCCTTGTATGACATTTAAGGTTATTCTAAACCTGGAATTGtatgttaaaaatattaatattaatgacatgtatttttgtattaaatttttatgtgtTTGTACTATTGTCTTTACCTCGGTGTTGTCTCAACAACCTCCTCATTGCATTTTTTGCATATTGTAGTTTCAGCATTCTTTGGGCATGATGTTGAGCACGTTTTACAGGAATTATACCATATTGATTTAGTTTCGACCTCTTGAACTATTCCCATAAAACAATAGTAAGATTCCTGAAAGATCAAAATAGAAAATTgtgataaattaaataataaatctcaattaatatGTAAGTATAGATAaacgaaaaataaaagaaataagaaactAATCATTTGCAAAGATTATTCTGCGAAGGAGAATAGGGAATGCATGTTCAATTTGTTATGTAGTACCTTCACCAGCATATGCTGATTTTCTTTAAGGTCTTTCAACATCACTTCCTTTGCATTTGTCATTTTTTGAATCATTTTTGATGTTGTTATCCTTAATGGATCATAAGTTTCATAGGATCTGCATTCACGACATAAGAATAAGACAAGTTAAATGATTGATTGGATtactatattaataaaatataaaataaataattaaaagaatagtTTCCATTATTTATTCCATACCTTTGCTCCATATGTTTAATCTCTGGACATTCTGGTGAAGTTTGTAATACGGATCTCACTGTACTTTGCAATTGCAAAGCACCTGACATGTaatgtattttgttattt comes from Salvia miltiorrhiza cultivar Shanhuang (shh) chromosome 3, IMPLAD_Smil_shh, whole genome shotgun sequence and encodes:
- the LOC131019118 gene encoding replication protein A 70 kDa DNA-binding subunit D-like encodes the protein MVPMKTTSGAHSKTVRDITIVNKENQFMEISLWEDMAINEGDKLQKVLEQNPIIVITNVAAKKFLGALQLQSTVRSVLQTSPECPEIKHMEQRSYETYDPLRITTSKMIQKMTNAKEVMLKDLKENQHMLVKVLHNKLNMHSLFSFAE